Below is a genomic region from Macadamia integrifolia cultivar HAES 741 unplaced genomic scaffold, SCU_Mint_v3 scaffold_113A, whole genome shotgun sequence.
gCTTCCGTCCATTGCCATAACCCTTCcacaaagaaacaaagcaaaaagAGAATTCTCTATTTGGATGTACCAACATAATTTAGCGAGCATAGCAAGATTTACATCTTTGAAGCGACGGATGCCCAACCCACCTTCCCTCTTGGGCATGCAAAGCTTATCCCACTTCACAGTATCAACCTTCAAGAGACACAACTCTAGTGATATATGGATAAACAATGGAATGAGCTATACAACCCAGTAGACAAAACATGGCACAACCACatataatacaaaaataaaactatCCATAAACTTTTCAAATGCATGCATAACCTTTCTATGATAAGTCCAAATATTCATAAAACATTATGAATATACATAGCATATCACCTCACCAGGTAGTTTCTTGACTTTACTCTCACCTTCTCGTTTCTCAGCAAaacctttattttcttaaacATTTCCATACATATTCTTAAATACAATCATAAATCATCGCTTTATGACTTCTTCATTTAAATCATTGGGACATGCTGCCAAGTGCAATCATAAATGTGAGACATCTCGTGTATCAAGCAATCACAATCCAGCTTCATAACCATGGGCTAGGTGACACGTATGATGAAACCACTGGCTAGGTGGCACATCATATCTAATCCCATCCTAGATGGATCATTCCACTGGCTAGGCAGAGCATCCCGTAGCTAAGCGAGGAACATAAGCATATACTTATGCCTCATCCAACACCTCATTCCTTGTTGGAAAGGTTTACAGTCATGTCGCACAGTCATCCATCCTTTCATTTGTTTCTATTATATTTCCTTGAACATTTCCATGCACCATTCTCAATTACAAACATAAATCATCTTTTCTTAACTTTCCATTCATATAAACCGTGCATGCAATCACTTACTGAATCTAAAGTACATACAATAGAGCATTCTATAAAAACAACATCATTTATTCTTATAAGAAAACTCCAtgcataaaataatataaacatGTCCATCAATACATAGGTGAATCATGTCAAGTTCCACTTACACATCAATGTGCTAACTTGGGAATTCTAACTAGTGAGCCATTCACCAAGGGTTCGGCCACCTATACAAGAAGCTACCAACAATACTTTGGGTTCCATTCCATAGAGAGggtttaaataaaatctaactattttattttatttagggtaatttatagagccaccccctagagaatgccagtattataagATTACCCCCTACGTAATACCAATTTACATTCATACCCCCTGTCCGTCAGTCTTTGTCAaatgatgctatgaaatgacgctttaacccttatgagtaaaagacTAATATGTAatccattttcattatcccaaaaatacccctctctttatcattttaccatttcattttcctaggggtgtcaataggtcggtccggctcgatttcggtccgggttgagtcggtttcggtgtgggaaagctgaaaccaaaaccgaaccaataaggaaattccgatttcggtttggtttcgatttcggtgcggtttggtttcggtttgtcttcggtttcttaaatcgatttgtaaccgagttggttttggtttttggtccagtttggattcgactttccatataaatgtatacaaaactatgcaaattttgatttttttaatgaattttggagtgtttcggtttcttactagtttggttttagtttcggTCCGAGTTTTGAGCcgatttcagtttggtttcgggttcatccgatttcCGGTGcgattcgatttggtttcggggttacaatactcaaaaccgaaccaaaccaataaggcttcagttCAGTTCGATCCGTGTTATTATCAGTTTGGTCCGGCCGATTTTACCGgctcggtttaggaattgacacccctagattttccccttctctccGTACCTGCGAGTTGGAATCGGAAGCAGATCCCAAGGCATCGACAATGATGGCAGAGGGGTTGTTTCGTAGGATCCCACcggtgatgtttggattttcaGGAATAGAGAAGAACTTGAAATTGCCGGAATTGCAAGATCGACCCGTGACCGTCACAACATAAGAAAATCGAAGGAGAATAGCAACACCAAACAAAAGAATTCATTTTTTCCAATGGGCTGAATATCACCATCGTAGGCACCATCACCGCCAAagactttccttctttctttctcttcagaaaaccaaaataagaatgggaaagaaaaatctGGGAAAACTAGAAACCTAGCGAGAGCAGAAAAAATTAATCAAGatatggaaaaaggaaaaaagaaagaaaacctagCGAGAGCAAAAACGAGCAGAGGTGTGGTTGGCACCGATTAGGGTTCTTCGGGGGTGAGAAACGAaacaaaaatgagaaaagagGGAATTGGGAAGTGTGAAACTAAAACGGGAAACCATGATAGCTGCGTTGTAGGATCTGGACGAGAATCTCTCAAGTGGTCGACTGGCATTGCTCCAGGTGAGTATAGAGGTCCACCGACGACAACCAAGCTCTGTAAGTACTTGGGAGGCAAGGAAGAAGACCCTCTCAAGTCGGATGATTTCTCCTGGAACAAAGATTCCATGGGTCAAAAGAAGAGATTGATTGATCGAGTCAGTGGACCTTCGTACTCACCACCCGTCGTCCTCCCATTGCAAGTCGCCGCCGATTTGTAGTTGTAGGTCGTCGAAGGAGGTTCGCAGTCGCCTCTCCCTTTACTGAGGTAAGTTCTCCAAATCTCCAACTGACTAAGCGTGAGTCGCGAATCTTTTCAACTGAGAGTGAGTTAGGGCTGGATTGATTTGGAGATTGTAACTAGGGTAATTTGGGTGCTTGGTGCTTCATAATTTTTAAGagtaaaatggtatttaaaaaaaaaaaaggagctgcCAATATCAGCATTTGAGGAATAATCTATAACAGAGACGGATAGCAAGGAGTTTGAACGTAAATTGGCATTAAGCAGGGATGTTCTTATAATACTGACATTCTTTAAGGGTGACGTTGTAGATTAaccttttatttaatatatatatatatatatatatatatgagccTCCCGTCATAAGGAAACCCAATCAGATTTcctatctcatttttttttttttttatcctctaTGGCAATACActtttccctctctcctttctttcttttcttttatttttcctatttcttctccttaatttatctttctttcttttgtttttcccttccttttcgGATAGTACAAGCTAGGGGTGAAACGGAGTCGAGTTGagccaggtttcttaaaaccctaacccaaccctaggtcctcaaaattcaacccaggcccaatccAACCTTATCGGTTTCATGTTTAGACCCAACCTTgtcgggttcataccaacccaacccagccctgagCCAGCCCTAATGGACCCtatcagggccgggttgggtcgggctagcctgggttgggttgaccttggcttctataatagttggattaaccttgattgatatgttttttttccattcatgtctcatatattaaaaaattatagaaaaattaaCTACCTATTAgagccctaatttctattataaagatACAAGGTTAAATTTTGGGCCGGATTGGGTcaggttgaggtctcaaccctaacccaacccaacctaaccctAACCTAGGGTTGGCgcttttcaaccctaacccgcccttaGGTTCCAAAAGCTTGACCCAAACCTTGTTTGGGCTCAAGGCGAGCCAGGGCAAGTTCgggttgtcagggccaaactttcacctctAGTACAAGTACACATCCaaacctctccctctctcccacgatttcactttctattttctatccctctcctcttctatctCGGTCCCTTTCTTTATGTCTCTTCTACTTCCTCTCTTTGcttttatttccttctctcttttccttcgcTCTCgttccctctccttctcctacGAACAAACCATAAAacttaataaaaattaaaaaccttacCTGAAGCATTCTGCCTCCCTCTTTCTCCCtgtccttcttttccttctgcGGGAATTAAAACCTCCTTTCTCTTTCGTTTTATTTTAGTGGGAGCCACCTCCTCCTTAAGTGGCTTCTTCTCCCTAACCCTTTCTACATAAATTAATATTAATACTTATCCATAGTTGGGTGGAATATTTCACTGTCCCATTGTTAGAGAGAAGGATGGGAAGGGAAGTAGGGTGAGAGAGATAGTTTTGGGGTATTGAAAGGACTCTTGCTGTACAGGGTTTAGATTTCCTTAGTTTCCTATTGTAACTAACCAATCCAGTTCCATCTTTCTTTCGTTAGTTAACCCCTTTTTATCTAAAAGTTTTTTTAGTATATCTAAACTCCTATCATACGTGATTTGGAAAATGAGTCCTATTTTTATTGGAACTCTTaagtctttaaaaaaaaaaaaaaaaaaaatctatttttgctCATCTCCTACTCTTATActaattatatttattattattattattgttattattattactttggTGAGTATATATACACAGATACACTTATCTAATCGTTCTTGTGGTAGTAATCATGGCTGCTTCTGCTTCTCTCTttttggtcttcttcttcttcctttttattgGAAGTTTAGCAGCACAGTCTAATTATTCACGAAGTAATAATAGTGAAATTTTTGATGTGGTTAATTATGGATCCATTGGAGATGGGATCACAGATGATTCTCAGGTACATATTGTAGAAATTGAAATAGTAGAGTAAATTGGTTATTGTTtgataaaaattaatttctacATGTATGTGTAGGCTTTTAATGAAGCTTGGATAGAAACCTGCAACTCTTCATCTTCAAATCCTACCATGCTTATTCCTCATGGAAAGACGTTTCTTCTGCATGAGATGTTCTTTAGTGGTCCATGCAAATCCAATAATGTTTCAGTTAAGGTATTGATTAGTTACTATCTTTAcaatgaaacttttttttttttcttttctttattttattttttctaatccATTGAAGAAGACCaacaaatttttattattattattttttaatttccaaaCATGATTCCAAGTTTCCAACATTGACATTAATTATCAATTTATTAGATGGCGATCACCGAATCACCCCCAATGCATGCCATTCTgatcatggttctaaaaattggatcggaATGGTATCGGCTGGATTCTATTGGTATCGCCCTTGTTCCGATCCCTAAACTGACTTTTCCAATCCCAATATATGGTTACAGTTCAAGGGTAAAAGTGTCATTAAAAAGTTTGAGAACCTTGATTCCGTTTGAATGCAAGACGATTCATGTGAAAAATCACAACAAAAGTGGATTTTCTTTTTGGCAAGTCTAAAAAAAAGGTGCTCATTGGTATTTTGATCATAACCCTCAGGCCAAAGTCCCATATAAATGATATAGATGCTTACACGGGATGTAATGCCCTTAGTAATTTAGGCCCTTGTAAGCATCTATATTTCTTTGCTTTAACAGTTTTGGTCTGTATATTCACAATAATATACCATGATCGCTTTAAGTCGTCCCCAAGTGGCATGAATTCAGAATTTCTGTGCTTCAATTTTGTCGTTATATatacattttgattttttttttttttttaattctcattATTGGGAACAATAGTAGTAGCTAAAAgagcatattttattttaaaaaaaaaatagatacaaAGATTAACAACTTGGAAAACCCAGCCGAATACATTCACAATACGAGAAGAAGACCTCAtgcaccttcgacattgccataaGTAGGGTTCTCAACTGCTACCTTAGAAACCAAAATCTAGGTCTAATAGTAACATCGAGTGCTAGCTCCTCATTGATGTCCATAGAGAGATGCTCTATAGTAGTAGAAGACTTTCTATTTGGTAGAAAATGGTTTGAGGACTGGTATTGCTTAagaatttatttctcttttttgtgaTATTGTACCTCATACATTCCTTTTTGGTATTTGAAACTTtgtggaaatttttatttttttttactgttttttgTCTAAATTGTTTATACAGTTATTGGGGAATTTAGTAGCACCAAGTGAACTTTCACAATGGACATGCCATTTTGACCCAAACCAACCTCACAGTTGTGGTCCTTGGATTGCATTTTATGAGGTGGATGGACTCTTTATCACTGGTGAGGTAGCTGATGTCTCCATTGATGGCCGAGGCTCAAATTGGTGGAACCTCCCTTGCCGTGTCCACCACACTGTAAGAGAAGCACTTACCTTTGCTCCTTAAATTCCAGTTTAACTTGAGATCAAAAATTACTTTCATTTCTAATCTCTATATTGTTTTTGTCTTCTCAGAATTGTGGTATACTACCAACGGTGAGTCCAAAAGTACCTTAATGTTGCATTTGTACTATGAGTTATGGGATATATTTAAAGAATGCCTGTGTGAATTGCATTTGAATTTGTTTGTTTGAATGAGCAGATATTAACAATTGCAAACTCCAATAATGTGCATATAAGAGGCATAAACTTTTTGAATAGCCCTAATGTGCAAATAGACTTGGAAAGCTCAACATGGATCTATGTTTCCAATGTCACCATCTTAGCTCCAAAGTCAAGCCCCAACACTGATGGTATTCATATGCAGCATTCTAAGAATGTCTCCATTGAAAATTCTCGAATCGGGACTGGTATGTCATTAAACTCTTTGATCATGAGATGACTAAAATTAGTTTTTATTCTAAAGATGACTAGTGAATTTGCTTGAAATCTAGGGGATGATTGTGTTTCAATGGGAGATGGTTCAGCCTATGTGAGTATTAACAACATAGCTTGTGGACCAGGTCATGGAATAAGGTAATTATTTAGACTTGGTAAAGATGCTTCAATAGTATCCATGTTTGCAATAACAACATAGTTGTTTGCTCTTATAATTTAATTTGCAGTATTGGGAGcttgggaaaaggaggatcaatAGCTAAAGTAGAATATATTCATGTCAAAGATGTTCAATTTATAGGAACTACCAATGGTGCTAGGATTAAGACCTGGGAGGTAATATAATCTTTACTCTTGACTtctctttttaataaaaattgtgAAATGTTGTTCTTTCTTATCAAAGAAAACTACTATAGAGACATGATACTAAAATGGAGATTACTagtgaggaaaaaaaatcaactcgAAACCCAAATTCTTAAGGCATTAGGTGGAGAGAGCTCCTCAAGTGTATGAAGGCATCATATACATGAACATCATAGTACATATAGAAAGACACATGAGGGAAAGAACCAAGGAACAATAggttgctctgataccatgttaaaacATGAAAATTGGTAAAAGGGAAGATTGGAAgataagaaaatgaagaagggaTGAGAGAAAACCACACCAAGTGGGGTGTTTTCATCCATTGTAAATGATAGATTATTTTCATCATCCTCTCATAGTCACAAGCctatataaaagaagaaaaccctaattaggaTATGGGATATGTGCATCTCCTCTTGGGTCCCACACCAAAGTGGGTGTGAACCCGATCCAATACATCCAACACATGATAATTAATGATGTTCAATTTTGGTTGGCAAAGCATACTGCTACAACAAGAAAGTCTTCTTGGTGAAACTCCCCACCTCCGTTTATTTTAAGTGATATATGATGGGATGCACAACTGAGGCCCAGCTTTAGATTTTGTTaaacttttgttttcttgttgaTTGGGGTGTCTTCCTACTGATGACAATGCCGAATGTGGGAAGATATATCAATGGTGTTTAGCTTAACTTTAGTTAATCTTATTCTTCTCTCATTAAACCAGGGGGGAAAAGGGTCAGTCAGTAATATTGTGTTTGAGCGGATTTTGATTCATGATAGTGATAACCCCATCATCATTGATCAACATTACTGCAACCGTCATGATCCACAAAGTTGCAACCCAACAAAGGTAGTTCTCATTCTCTcttaaactttttttctttcttaatttttcattaataattaaTAGTTTGACATCTTTATTTCCTAAAGATCCTAATACTTTTTTTGTAATCTACCTTTTTCTTGGGGATtatatttcatatatataattTCAAAGAACTCAAATGCAGTGGAAATTAGTAATGTCACATACAGTCAAGTGTATGGGACTTCACacaagaaaacagcaataaaTTTTACTTGTAGTGAGACAACTCCTTGCACCAATATTTTGCTCAGCAACATCAGCATTCCTTCAAGTCAATCTCGGAGGCAGCATACATCTTCATTTTGCCAGAATGTTCATGGGATAGCTCAAGGGGAAGTCATCCCTGAAGTCCCATGCTTGTACCAACTCCATTAAAGCTTTTGCTTGTTTTATTTTCACTACTAAATAATAATAGTATTAGTACTATAATTAAGGAGAACAGAGGTGTAttgtctttatttctttcatcaAACCTTGATGGGATACAAGGAATTTTGTAATGAAAAAACTAATTGAAACTTATCGGTTGATTAGCTGTTAGGTTTTATTTATAATGCTTCATTTATGGTATGGTTAGTTACTAAACTTACCATGAAGTTTTTGGCTTTTTGCATTTCCTCAATTTTGTTCATGTTTGTGTGGCCATTGgaagaaaaatattattgaaTGCTAAATAGCAAATTATGATTAACATAAGTGTCTGCATTTtaagattatatttttttaattaaattttcttaaGATGTTGTCTATAAGAGTATTGCATTAATATACAGccaaatcattagaaaaatgtCTCCATTTAATACCCATATGtatccatacatgtattttcacTATCGTACTCTGGCAACTTTACGTAAGGCAAAGTTTGGATTTTTGGGAGTGATAATGGAAAAACTGACAGATAAGTCATCCTTAGTGTCACTCTACAAAACCATACATGAGATTTTCACATCATATAGCTCCTCCTTGAATTCTTTCGAAGTCAATGGATCATTTTCTTCATTCGTGAatctcctcccttcttccaCTTCATTCCAAAGAGTAACTAGGATCAACACCCCAGTCATAAGTGGACTGTGGTTCTCTGTGATTTTATATTAACGGTAATTGTGTATCTATGCATTCACTGTAGATAATATGATAGAATACAATTTTATGTACATTAGGGTTGTCCAAAGAAACATACCAGGATCCCTGTTACATTTTCAaataggccattgggctaattGTGAGACATTTTTTATAAGTTAACAAACCATGAGAGATATGGATGAAACACATACACCAATACAGATGAGCATGTTGTGATCCCTATGGGGTTTTAAATAGAGTATAAACTTGCACACAATGTACATATTCCAAAGAACTATAAAACACACGTGACAATAAAAGACCAACATTGATAGGAACCTGCCAATATAGTTCAAAAGTTCAATTTACTTGCAAACATGATTTTATGGAAACACAATATGCAAAGTAAAGCCCTCAgagaggtgggggggggggagagagagagagagagaaaagtaaagaaagaaaggttGACATTGTAGTCACACAAGGACATCTAGGCTTGAtatagaaaaagaacaaaaagctACAATGACAAGACAATTTATGTGATCTAACTTTAGGAATACCAAAAGACATGACATCTAAAACATGTTTGGCCTTCTTGTAATTTGGTGTAATTTCTTTTGATTAAGTTATTTTCCCCTTTCAATCAAGTTGAGCATGAACTCCTTATAGTTTCCATGAGTTGTCTCATTGACTTTCTGGGAGAGGGAGACTCCATTGTCCTTGAGATACTTCTCTTTGATCTCTTTCATATCAGAATCAGCTCTAGTTACAACTATTCGAGAAAGTGCAACCTTTGTTTTCTCATCTGCACCACTCTTCAATGCAGCATTCAGTACCTGAAACCctcaacaaaagagaaaaataataagcTAATTCCATCTTACAAACTTAGTATACTTGCAGTCTAGTTGATGGGTTCATCCTCACTCACTTTGCTAAAATATGCTTGAGGAGAGCAAAGGCACTGAACTGCTTCTTTTAAGCTTGATCCATCCTCCAAATCCTAGTAAAACAGCAAATATTCATATTGAGTGTCATAGGAAAATGGCTCTAGTTAGTCCAATTCTTGGTCCCCACTATGAAGAAAAACACCCTCAAGGGTCAGTAGAGAAATACCAGGGAGTGGTAAAACCTCAAGGAATGATACAAATATGTTGATGTCATAGTTTCATTAAGAAAATGCACTAGAAATTAGCCACTTTATAAGTTAAGGGTTACCATGAAACTAGTGCTTTTAATGTATTAAAATATGATATTACAGTGGAAAGGTTACGGTGgaaatctctcaagaacacccaaaacaCAGCAAGAAACTCTCATCCAGACCCCTCTGCTACTATCACATACCtcagaaaaaatctcattcggatcaccaccaaaatatataagAGCAGACCAATATTTGAAACTGATTAAGAATTTGAGAGTAACATAACAAATAGTTTACCTCATCAAGGGTCTTTCCACACAGTTCCTTGTAGTTTTTATAGACTGCTTTGAGATGGGACTTGCTTCTAGTTGCAAGTATCCTTACCACCTCTTCGTCCTCAACAGGGTTCTTTTTATTAGCATTCTTGATGGCATTACAAAGCATCTTGGCCTCTGATTTTGCAATCTCGTCGTTCACTTTTGAACCCTCGTACCTGTAGGCACTCACTAGTGCTACAAAGAGCTGCCCAGAATCAGAGGACTCCATGTTAGAGCAACAGTAGTAGGTACTAGTTTATGCATTCAATGTAACATGTTTCAAGCTAAACATATAGTGGTGTCAATTTGGCCCGGCCAACCCGAGCCTGCCCTAAGCTTGGACAGGGACTGGGCTGAGCTTTCCAGAATGTAGGACAGTCCTAAGTTGGGATTTAGCAGCTCAACCAATGGGGGGCTGGGATGTGAGGAAAATTGGGATCATTTCCAAAGGGGATGGAGAGAGTGAGACAGGCTGCGCACCCGGGCAGCTTGCCTAGCctcttccctattttctatcaaagaaTCAAAGCCATCCTAAAAAGACTACAGCCCAATCCAGCCAGGCCAGGGCAGCCCAATCAGAGTCAATCAGGACCGGGCTGGGTTGAGCTGAGCCGGATAGGAGTGTACCTGTGAGAGATGTTCCAGTCCAACCTAGGGCTGGGCTGGATTTGGGCTGAGTTAAGATGGCCTAGGGTTAAGTTGGGTTTTTAAAAAACCCAGCCCATTAGCACCCCTATAAACAttagtttttcaaatttttgttgttttcatACAAGCTGGGAACTGTATAGGGATTTATTTTAAGGCCCAAAAGGATCTTAGACAGCTACTGGGCTTAAGGCCCAAAGTGCCCAACTTCGATGTAGGCCTTGATTGAGCCATTATTTGAACCCATATACCAAATGGGTCTTAGGCCCACAAATACCCATTAGTGAATTTAACGTCTGTGATTGAACAATGGATGGCCCCACCAATTGCATCATTAAACCCAAGGGATGTAAATACTCACATTGCGGTTGCTGCCATGGATATGTGAAGCAACATCTTCCTCGATGGAGTGATCAAAGAGGGAGTGGTAGGCCTTCCTCGCACCCAATAGCTCTTCTGATGATCTGGTGCAAGCGATCTCAATGATAATATCATATGACCGATTCTCTTTAATCAAAGCTTCCTTTGTCATACGAGCATCTCTTTCCCATGGGTGCATTGTCCACAGAACCACAGCATTCTACCAAttttaaagacaaaaaaaatataaaaataaataaaaagaaggaaaggaaaatcaagaCTGTCCTTTAGATCCTTGATTTCAGTGGTTGTGATCACACAACTAGTGGATCCTACTCGGTACACATAATATATTGGGTCCATGAGACCCATTAAATTTGCCCTAGACTAAGGATGGGGTGAAATGCCCACCTCACCCCTAATGAAAGACCTAAATTCctcccttgttgatgcttcatTCTCATTGGTTCATGTGTTGATGCATGAGCCACACTCCCAAACATAAAActcccccctcaaaaaaaaggGTAAGAGAACTTTGTCCGCTTGCATGGCCATTGTGCCAACGCACAAGCCAATGGGAAGCTATGCAGAGGCATCTGGGTAGGAGGCAATATGATCTTTTCATGCTCATGCTCGCGTGTGTGATCTGGACGTAGAGCCCCATAAGTAGGCAGGGTTCTTttcggccaaaaaaaaaaaaggcatccCTAGTAGGCTAGCACATAGGAGGACAAAAAGGGTCTCTCCTCCTATGGGTCACACTATAATTGTCCTCCGAATttggatcaggtcctcgtacgAGTATGGTGCCTGATCTCCACATGGAATCTATTCAAGGTAAAAACCTATGTAAGAAAAGAGACAATAAGTGGATTTGATGTGTGAATCAGGCACTAGGGTCGCATGAGGACTTGATCCGAACTCTTGTcctccttcaatctaaattgAAACTTTTTAGGGACCATTTGGCGACCGTCCAGAAAGTACCTTTTCCCACTTTTGCTTGCCTTAACAAAGAGAATTTTGTGATGAAAGGTGGAAGCACTTAGCTAGGAACCCAGAAACAGAAAACACACAACCAAACGCAGGCTTAACTtaaataaatgagagagagagagagagagagagagagagagattcctgattattttttttttaccttgaagCGAGAGAATTCACGTTTGAGGAGGGCAATATGATCAGCATTCCACTTTTCAAAGAGACGATCGTCTTGTGTGAATAAAAAAGGGGATTCCTTCCTGAATGATTTCCTTTCCTCCGGTTTCCATTTCCCCAATACCGTAATAATTGATTTCTCATCAACTCCAAATCCTATACACCAAACAAATTACACatttttacaaaaataaaaatcgacTGAAATTGATCCCAAAAAAAGACTACAAAATGAAAATGTATTATGTTttcagaagagaaagagaaatcccTTCTTAAGAGGGATGAATGTGGAATTGATGAAttgaagaaagggagagaaccTGAGAAAGATTTTGAGAGAGCTTCGACCTCTTGAGGAAGAGCCATTgttcttctttgattttttttcgtTCCTTTTCTAC
It encodes:
- the LOC122070809 gene encoding polygalacturonase-like, with product MSPLMAEAQIGGTSLAVSTTLIVILTIANSNNVHIRGINFLNSPNVQIDLESSTWIYVSNVTILAPKSSPNTDGIHMQHSKNVSIENSRIGTGDDCVSMGDGSAYVSINNIACGPGHGISIGSLGKGGSIAKVEYIHVKDVQFIGTTNGARIKTWEGGKGSVSNIVFERILIHDSDNPIIIDQHYCNRHDPQSCNPTKVVLILS
- the LOC122070821 gene encoding annexin D4-like — translated: MALPQEVEALSKSFSGFGVDEKSIITVLGKWKPEERKSFRKESPFLFTQDDRLFEKWNADHIALLKREFSRFKNAVVLWTMHPWERDARMTKEALIKENRSYDIIIEIACTRSSEELLGARKAYHSLFDHSIEEDVASHIHGSNRNLFVALVSAYRYEGSKVNDEIAKSEAKMLCNAIKNANKKNPVEDEEVVRILATRSKSHLKAVYKNYKELCGKTLDEDLEDGSSLKEAVQCLCSPQAYFSKVLNAALKSGADEKTKVALSRIVVTRADSDMKEIKEKYLKDNGVSLSQKVNETTHGNYKEFMLNLIERGK